A stretch of Flavobacterium sp. N2270 DNA encodes these proteins:
- a CDS encoding amino acid ABC transporter substrate-binding protein, with amino-acid sequence MKLLKVVFCVFLFSSCVAQTSQDGVQKHVVAKGETVYQIAKQYQITPFDIYRLNPDAKNGIQENTTLLIPSKTNESQNNSVRTDSSKRHKVLPKETLYSIAKMYEVSVADLKEWNEAELKEGLKVGQEIIVSVKYAPSNSGYVEVKEIKTTSTVSSHVVKMQETKFGISKKYNISIEELERLNPQIVEGLEVGQILKIKEENVNENVEFKPLPTTEFYVVQPEETLYSLSKKLNISQEELIRLNPEIKLSLKEGMVLKVPVKSVINKQKVDLFATVKKDRKRNLVLLLPFNVNKIESDSLKTKKDYLKDNKFLNLTLDFYSGAMMAIDSAKVLGLPVHIKILDVESSRSSSNVAQLIAKNDFSKVDAVIGPFMYSHVENTAQLLSKYKTPVISPLSKEIGLPLENLYYSIPSKESLIDKTFEYFNNKSGNVVAVIGGKKTSTKDYLLKKHPNVKYADFNEKGILNTESLKSQLVKEQKNFVILETESKELTLYATKALMKFKEEFDVQLVVLELYDTLDFEGIPMTNLTELNMLFPSYKKEVDTDAGRIFEKEYKKINNVNPNAYATKGFDLTFDTILRICQEDGFVPSAKNNISEQVENTFNYNFKEGKNVNEGIYIMYYDTDYTIKQAQ; translated from the coding sequence ATGAAATTATTAAAAGTTGTTTTTTGTGTCTTTCTTTTTTCATCATGTGTGGCTCAAACAAGTCAAGATGGTGTGCAAAAGCATGTTGTTGCTAAAGGTGAAACAGTTTACCAAATTGCAAAACAATATCAAATTACACCTTTTGATATTTATAGGTTGAATCCAGATGCTAAAAATGGAATTCAGGAAAATACAACATTATTAATTCCTAGTAAAACTAACGAATCTCAAAATAATTCAGTTAGAACGGACTCTTCAAAAAGACATAAAGTTTTACCAAAAGAAACACTTTATAGCATTGCAAAAATGTATGAAGTGTCTGTTGCAGATTTAAAAGAATGGAATGAAGCAGAATTAAAAGAAGGTTTAAAAGTTGGTCAAGAAATTATAGTTTCTGTAAAATATGCTCCATCTAACTCTGGTTATGTTGAAGTTAAGGAAATCAAAACAACTTCAACTGTTTCTTCTCATGTGGTAAAAATGCAAGAGACTAAATTTGGAATTTCAAAAAAGTATAATATTTCTATTGAAGAATTAGAACGATTAAACCCTCAAATTGTTGAAGGTTTAGAAGTAGGCCAAATTTTAAAAATTAAAGAAGAAAATGTTAACGAAAATGTTGAGTTTAAACCTTTACCTACGACTGAGTTTTATGTTGTGCAACCTGAAGAAACTTTATACAGTCTTTCTAAAAAATTAAATATTTCTCAAGAAGAATTAATAAGGTTAAATCCTGAAATTAAATTATCTTTAAAAGAAGGAATGGTTTTAAAAGTTCCTGTGAAAAGTGTGATCAATAAACAAAAAGTTGACTTGTTTGCCACGGTAAAAAAAGATAGAAAAAGAAACTTAGTTTTATTGTTGCCTTTTAATGTTAATAAAATTGAATCCGACTCCTTAAAAACTAAAAAAGATTACTTAAAAGACAATAAGTTTTTAAACTTAACTCTAGATTTTTATTCTGGTGCTATGATGGCTATTGATTCTGCTAAAGTTTTAGGATTGCCAGTTCATATAAAAATATTAGACGTTGAAAGTTCAAGAAGTTCTTCAAACGTTGCACAATTAATTGCAAAAAATGATTTTTCAAAAGTAGATGCAGTAATTGGTCCATTTATGTATTCACATGTTGAAAATACGGCACAACTTTTATCTAAATATAAAACGCCAGTTATTTCTCCGCTTTCAAAAGAAATAGGCTTGCCTTTGGAAAATTTATACTATTCAATTCCTTCAAAGGAAAGCTTAATAGATAAAACTTTTGAATACTTTAACAATAAATCGGGTAATGTAGTAGCTGTTATAGGAGGTAAAAAGACATCAACAAAAGATTATCTTCTAAAAAAACACCCAAATGTTAAATATGCTGATTTTAATGAAAAAGGAATTTTAAATACAGAAAGTTTAAAATCTCAATTAGTTAAAGAACAAAAGAATTTTGTAATCTTAGAAACAGAAAGTAAAGAATTAACCTTATATGCCACTAAGGCTTTAATGAAATTTAAAGAAGAATTTGATGTTCAATTAGTGGTTTTAGAGCTATATGATACTTTGGATTTTGAAGGAATTCCAATGACAAACTTAACCGAACTAAATATGTTATTCCCCTCTTATAAAAAAGAAGTTGATACAGATGCGGGTAGAATATTTGAAAAAGAGTATAAAAAAATAAATAATGTAAATCCAAATGCATATGCAACTAAAGGATTTGACTTAACTTTTGATACAATTTTAAGAATTTGTCAAGAAGATGGATTTGTACCTTCTGCTAAGAATAATATTTCAGAACAAGTTGAAAATACATTTAATTACAATTTTAAAGAAGGTAAAAATGTAAATGAAGGAATTTATATTATGTACTATGATACTGATTATACAATTAAACAAGCACAATAA
- a CDS encoding fasciclin domain-containing protein — translation MTKLIKLTLIITTSVMMFSCSDNDDDTTPQDNSIAAIASSNPEFTSLVAALDKADLVQTLSQDGTYTVFAPTNDAFSTFLTDNGFANLDAVPTAVLREILLNHVIGSVNYSTDLSTGYVKTLGKGSASTTNTLSMYVNLNSGVTVNGISVRLNGVSSVTAADISASNGVIHVVDAVIGLPTVVTHAAANPNFTTLVGLLDGQGLVPTLDGTSSSPFTVFAPSNTAFTTFESQNPGTLASLTSAQVTSVLTYHVVAGANVLSSGIPTTPITTFETGTFTIAGTVITDEAGRDTNIVAVDIQAANGVIHVTDNVLLPTL, via the coding sequence ATGACAAAATTAATCAAATTAACTTTAATCATCACTACAAGTGTGATGATGTTTTCATGCTCAGACAATGATGATGACACAACACCACAAGACAATAGTATTGCGGCCATTGCATCAAGTAATCCTGAGTTTACTTCTTTAGTAGCTGCATTAGACAAAGCTGATTTAGTACAAACATTGAGCCAAGATGGTACATATACTGTTTTTGCACCAACAAATGATGCTTTTTCAACTTTTTTAACTGATAATGGTTTTGCTAACCTTGATGCAGTTCCCACAGCTGTGTTAAGAGAGATACTATTAAACCATGTAATTGGAAGTGTTAATTATTCTACAGATTTATCTACAGGTTATGTAAAAACTTTAGGAAAAGGGAGCGCTTCTACTACAAATACTTTAAGTATGTACGTAAATTTAAATTCTGGCGTAACCGTTAATGGTATTTCAGTTCGCTTAAATGGAGTTTCAAGTGTTACAGCTGCAGACATTTCTGCATCAAATGGTGTAATACATGTAGTTGATGCTGTCATTGGATTACCAACTGTAGTTACTCATGCAGCTGCAAATCCAAACTTCACAACATTAGTAGGTTTATTAGACGGACAAGGTTTAGTACCTACATTAGATGGAACATCAAGTTCACCTTTTACAGTTTTTGCTCCTTCTAATACTGCTTTTACAACTTTTGAGTCACAAAACCCAGGAACATTAGCAAGCTTAACATCAGCACAAGTTACATCTGTACTAACTTATCATGTTGTAGCTGGAGCTAATGTATTATCATCAGGTATTCCAACAACACCAATTACTACATTTGAAACTGGAACATTTACAATTGCTGGAACAGTAATAACAGATGAAGCTGGAAGAGATACAAATATTGTTGCAGTAGATATACAAGCAGCAAATGGAGTAATTCATGTAACGGATAACGTTTTGTTACCAACATTATAA
- the proC gene encoding pyrroline-5-carboxylate reductase, with amino-acid sequence MRVLIIGFGNMGQTYASSFTSSGFVSSIDILVLSRSEVEKKKRFSIDKTNFYTLPSKPIFDVDIIILAVKPQDFSDLANTINPFVSKEHIVLSVMAGISMQSIQDKLGVNKVVRSMPNIPTQIGQGMTVFCASTDIDRKDLFIVQNLINTTGKSIYVDKEEMINAATAVSGSGPAYVYYFMNAMVQSAIELGFSPSEAEFLVGQTFTGAVQLQNRSKESHQQWIDKVSSRGGTTEAAIKVFNEFNIANSIEIGINAANKRAIDLGK; translated from the coding sequence ATGAGAGTATTAATTATAGGTTTTGGAAATATGGGACAAACATACGCGAGTAGCTTTACTAGCTCTGGTTTTGTTAGTTCAATAGATATTCTGGTTTTAAGCCGAAGCGAAGTCGAAAAAAAGAAGCGTTTTTCAATTGATAAAACAAATTTCTATACTTTACCATCTAAGCCCATTTTTGATGTTGATATTATTATTCTGGCGGTGAAACCTCAAGATTTTTCAGATTTAGCAAATACAATTAATCCATTTGTATCAAAAGAACATATTGTTTTATCAGTTATGGCAGGTATTTCAATGCAATCGATCCAAGATAAATTAGGTGTAAATAAAGTGGTACGTTCAATGCCAAATATTCCAACTCAAATTGGACAAGGAATGACAGTTTTTTGTGCATCTACTGATATTGATAGAAAGGATTTGTTTATTGTTCAAAATCTTATCAATACAACAGGGAAATCTATTTATGTGGATAAAGAAGAAATGATAAACGCAGCAACTGCTGTTTCAGGAAGCGGACCTGCGTATGTTTATTATTTCATGAATGCAATGGTACAATCAGCTATAGAATTAGGTTTTTCCCCTTCTGAGGCTGAGTTTTTAGTTGGTCAAACTTTTACCGGAGCAGTTCAATTGCAAAATAGAAGTAAGGAATCTCATCAGCAATGGATTGATAAAGTTTCATCAAGAGGAGGAACAACAGAAGCTGCTATTAAAGTTTTTAACGAATTCAATATTGCTAATAGTATTGAAATAGGAATTAATGCTGCAAACAAAAGAGCTATTGATTTAGGGAAATAA
- a CDS encoding CTP synthase, protein MSQTKYIFVTGGVTSSLGKGIIAASLAKLLQARGYRATIQKFDPYLNVDPGTLNPYEHGECYVTDDGAETDLDLGHYERFLNVPTSQANNVTTGRVYLSVIEKERRGEFLGKTVQVVPHITNEIKERMQLLGQSGDYDIVITEIGGTVGDIESLPYIESVRQLLWELGEENGICIHLTLIPYLAAAGELKTKPTQHSVKTLMESGIKADILVCRTEHELSDELRQKLALFCNVKREAVIQSIDASTIYDVPNLMLEEGLDTVTLKKLGLPEKNSPDLKNWNEFLQKHKNPKHEVNVGLVGKYVELQDSYKSILEAFIHAGAANETKVNVISVHSEFLDAKTAEEQLKGLDGILVAPGFGGRGIEGKIDTVRYARENNIPFLGICLGMQMAVIEFARNVLGYKDANSTEMNEETTHPVINLMEEQKNIEDKGGTMRLGAWKCSLADNTLARKIYGKAEIMERHRHRYEFNGKYLNEIESAGLKASGINPDTGLVEVVELPNHPFFIGVQYHPEYKSTVANPHPLFVSFVAAMVKNK, encoded by the coding sequence ATGAGTCAAACTAAGTATATTTTTGTTACCGGTGGTGTGACCTCTTCTTTAGGAAAAGGAATCATTGCAGCATCGTTAGCTAAATTGTTACAAGCAAGAGGTTATAGGGCAACAATTCAAAAATTTGATCCTTATTTAAATGTAGATCCAGGAACATTAAATCCATATGAACATGGAGAATGTTATGTAACTGATGATGGTGCAGAAACAGATTTAGATTTAGGTCATTATGAGCGTTTTTTAAATGTACCAACTTCTCAAGCTAATAATGTAACAACTGGTAGAGTATATTTATCTGTTATTGAAAAAGAGCGTAGAGGTGAGTTTTTAGGGAAAACTGTTCAAGTCGTTCCTCATATTACAAATGAGATTAAAGAACGCATGCAATTGCTTGGTCAAAGCGGTGATTATGATATTGTAATTACTGAAATTGGTGGAACAGTTGGAGATATTGAATCGTTACCTTACATAGAATCTGTTCGTCAATTATTGTGGGAGCTTGGTGAAGAAAACGGAATTTGTATTCACTTAACGTTGATTCCATATTTAGCAGCAGCTGGAGAGTTAAAAACCAAACCAACGCAGCACTCTGTTAAAACATTGATGGAAAGCGGAATTAAAGCGGATATATTAGTTTGTAGAACAGAACATGAATTATCTGATGAATTACGTCAAAAATTAGCGTTGTTCTGTAATGTTAAAAGAGAAGCCGTTATACAATCTATCGATGCATCTACTATTTATGATGTACCAAATTTAATGTTGGAAGAAGGTTTAGATACAGTAACGCTTAAAAAATTAGGTTTACCTGAAAAGAATAGTCCAGATTTAAAAAACTGGAATGAATTTTTACAAAAACATAAAAACCCTAAGCACGAAGTTAATGTTGGTTTAGTAGGTAAATATGTAGAATTACAAGATTCATATAAATCTATTCTTGAAGCATTTATTCATGCTGGTGCAGCAAATGAGACAAAAGTGAATGTAATTTCTGTTCACTCTGAATTTTTAGATGCCAAAACGGCAGAAGAGCAGTTAAAAGGTTTAGATGGTATACTTGTTGCTCCTGGGTTTGGAGGTAGAGGTATTGAAGGAAAGATTGATACAGTACGTTATGCAAGAGAAAATAATATTCCTTTTTTAGGAATTTGTTTAGGAATGCAAATGGCGGTTATAGAATTTGCTAGAAATGTATTAGGTTACAAAGATGCAAATTCAACAGAAATGAATGAAGAAACGACTCATCCGGTTATTAATTTAATGGAAGAGCAAAAAAATATTGAAGATAAAGGTGGAACAATGCGTTTAGGTGCATGGAAATGTTCATTAGCTGACAATACTTTGGCACGTAAAATTTATGGAAAAGCTGAAATTATGGAGCGTCACCGTCATCGTTATGAATTTAACGGAAAGTATTTAAACGAAATAGAAAGTGCTGGTTTAAAAGCTTCAGGAATAAACCCAGATACGGGATTGGTTGAAGTGGTAGAATTACCAAATCACCCATTTTTTATCGGAGTTCAGTACCATCCAGAATATAAAAGTACAGTAGCAAATCCACATCCTTTATTTGTGAGTTTTGTTGCCGCAATGGTTAAGAATAAATAA
- a CDS encoding DUF3820 family protein → MNSQQEQLIKLAHTKMPFGKYEGYFLIDLPEYYVVWYANKGFPKGQLGEQLQLIYELKLNGLEELIRNVKRNFPKK, encoded by the coding sequence TTGAACTCTCAGCAAGAACAGCTCATAAAATTAGCACATACAAAAATGCCCTTCGGAAAATACGAAGGGTATTTTCTTATTGATCTACCTGAATATTACGTAGTGTGGTATGCAAATAAAGGTTTTCCAAAAGGACAATTAGGCGAACAATTGCAATTAATTTATGAGCTTAAACTAAATGGCTTAGAAGAATTAATTAGAAATGTCAAACGAAACTTCCCAAAAAAGTAA
- a CDS encoding OsmC family protein, translating into MTTSKVTYLGNLRTSSIHLQSGSEIISDAPVDNNGKGEAFSPTDTVANGLASCMFTMMGIKARDMEIDFSGSTAEVTKIMATDPRRISEIHVTFNFNVEVDDKSKTILERIGNTCPVHYSLHPDIKKVIVYNWK; encoded by the coding sequence ATGACAACATCTAAAGTGACTTATTTAGGAAATTTACGCACATCATCAATACACTTACAATCAGGTTCTGAAATTATTTCAGATGCTCCAGTAGATAATAATGGAAAAGGAGAAGCTTTTTCTCCAACAGATACAGTTGCAAACGGTTTAGCTAGTTGTATGTTTACTATGATGGGGATTAAAGCTCGTGATATGGAAATTGATTTTTCAGGTTCAACTGCTGAAGTAACAAAAATTATGGCTACAGATCCAAGAAGGATTTCTGAAATTCATGTAACTTTCAATTTTAATGTTGAGGTTGATGATAAATCAAAAACTATTTTAGAGCGAATTGGAAACACTTGTCCTGTACATTATAGTTTACATCCAGATATTAAAAAAGTAATTGTTTATAATTGGAAATAA
- the yidC gene encoding membrane protein insertase YidC, protein MEEKKLDFKSIIGFVLISGVLMWMMYSNAPTKEEQEAKAKQEQVEKEKEEVATKTTTVEPSTTAPVVVNDSIQQAQLKGQLGSFSYSAALPSANGGVTELKSDLLTLKIANKGGYIVNATVNGFDQFEKGSNKTIDLIKENNSHLNLTINTTDNRTLNTKDLFFEPTLTKEGENQVLTMRLKASETQFLEYRYVLKPNDYMMDFAIRSQGLNSVVNASKPADLEWQLKTYRNEKSISYENRYTEMVFEYENGKDDYLSAAKDDDDIVEDVTYVAFKQHLFTSILLTDTPFKTATLKSENLVHDEEIDTLFTKNYVANFPLEFKNGELNYNMNMYYGPSKYDILNSYERNLDEIMPLGWGIFGWINRYVFIPAFGVISGFLPYGLAIVFFTILVRLVMSPVTYKSYVSQAKMKVLRPEIAELNEKYKDNAMKKQQETMKLYSKAGVNPMAGCLPALMQMPVFYALFQFFPSMFDLRQQGFLWADDLSSFDAVYQLPFTIPFYGDHVSLFPILASVAIFFYMKMTTGDQQMSAPTQEGMPDMGKIMKVMLYISPIMMLFFFNNYASGLSLYYFISNLITIGIMLVIKNYIVKEDKIHAKIQENKTKEKKESKFQKKMREMMEQAEAQKAKQNKK, encoded by the coding sequence ATGGAAGAAAAGAAATTAGATTTTAAATCAATTATCGGATTTGTATTAATCTCAGGAGTTTTAATGTGGATGATGTATTCAAATGCACCAACCAAAGAAGAACAAGAAGCTAAAGCAAAACAGGAACAAGTTGAAAAAGAAAAAGAAGAAGTTGCAACTAAAACAACAACAGTTGAACCTTCAACTACAGCGCCAGTTGTCGTAAATGATTCTATTCAACAAGCTCAATTAAAAGGTCAATTAGGTTCTTTTTCGTATTCAGCTGCGTTACCTTCTGCAAATGGTGGAGTTACTGAATTAAAAAGTGATTTATTAACTTTAAAAATCGCTAACAAAGGAGGATATATTGTAAATGCAACTGTAAACGGTTTTGATCAATTCGAAAAGGGTTCTAATAAAACAATTGATTTAATAAAAGAAAATAACTCTCATTTAAACCTTACTATTAATACTACAGATAATAGAACTTTAAATACTAAAGATTTATTTTTTGAACCAACTTTAACAAAAGAAGGAGAGAATCAGGTTTTAACTATGCGATTAAAAGCTAGTGAAACACAATTCTTAGAATATCGTTATGTATTAAAACCTAACGATTACATGATGGATTTTGCAATCCGTTCTCAAGGCTTAAATTCAGTTGTTAATGCTTCTAAACCAGCAGATTTAGAATGGCAATTAAAAACATACAGAAACGAAAAAAGTATTTCTTATGAAAATAGATATACTGAAATGGTTTTTGAATATGAAAACGGAAAAGATGATTATTTAAGTGCTGCAAAAGACGATGATGATATTGTTGAAGATGTTACTTATGTTGCTTTTAAACAACATTTATTTACTTCAATTTTATTGACGGATACACCATTTAAAACGGCAACTTTAAAATCTGAAAACTTAGTTCATGATGAAGAAATAGATACTCTATTTACTAAAAATTATGTAGCTAACTTTCCTTTAGAATTTAAAAATGGTGAGTTAAACTATAATATGAACATGTATTATGGTCCATCTAAATATGATATTTTAAATAGTTACGAAAGAAATTTAGATGAAATTATGCCTCTTGGTTGGGGAATTTTCGGATGGATTAATAGATATGTATTTATCCCTGCTTTTGGAGTAATAAGCGGATTTTTACCTTATGGATTAGCAATTGTTTTCTTTACTATTTTAGTTAGGTTAGTAATGTCTCCGGTTACATATAAATCATATGTTTCTCAGGCGAAAATGAAAGTTCTTCGTCCGGAAATTGCTGAGTTAAATGAAAAGTACAAAGATAATGCAATGAAAAAACAGCAAGAAACAATGAAGTTGTATTCTAAAGCAGGTGTAAATCCTATGGCAGGGTGTTTACCAGCTTTAATGCAAATGCCTGTTTTCTATGCGTTATTCCAATTTTTTCCTTCAATGTTCGATTTAAGACAACAAGGGTTCCTTTGGGCAGATGATTTATCTTCATTTGACGCAGTATATCAATTACCATTTACAATTCCATTTTATGGAGATCACGTAAGTTTATTTCCTATTTTAGCTTCTGTTGCAATCTTTTTCTATATGAAAATGACTACCGGAGATCAGCAAATGAGTGCGCCTACACAAGAAGGAATGCCAGATATGGGAAAAATCATGAAAGTGATGTTGTATATTTCACCAATCATGATGTTATTCTTCTTTAATAATTATGCTTCTGGTTTATCTTTATATTATTTTATCTCTAATTTAATTACTATAGGAATTATGCTAGTAATTAAAAATTATATTGTTAAAGAAGATAAAATACATGCTAAAATTCAAGAAAATAAAACTAAAGAAAAGAAAGAAAGTAAGTTTCAAAAGAAAATGCGCGAAATGATGGAACAAGCTGAAGCGCAAAAAGCAAAACAAAATAAGAAGTAA